From Lytechinus variegatus isolate NC3 chromosome 16, Lvar_3.0, whole genome shotgun sequence, the proteins below share one genomic window:
- the LOC121430190 gene encoding uncharacterized protein LOC121430190, which yields MFHSTNISDAHSDTTSVWSSEDGLHSTLYYPVNTLMQIDNDDDSVDSSCQSHNEVSTEGDNESLLSDTTSSLLRFMDEMDNDSITDVSSIASDDEYDDDSSFTTVSDMTDFTDDLLDDDNGDVMLEKSIYNVDFGVTDNALSIATSFLDKILSDVAYQLNCKY from the exons ATG TTCCACTCCACAAATATCAGTGATGCTCACAGCGACACGACATCCGTATGGAGTTCGGAAGACGGCTTACACAGTACCTTGTACTATCCGGTTAACACCTTAATGCAAATCGATAACGACGACGACAGCGTCGACAGCTCTTGTCAGTCCCACAATGAAGTATCGACTGAAGGTGATAACGAATCGCTGCTATCAGATACCACATCGAGTCTTCTGAGATTCATGGATGAAATGGACAATGATAGCATTACAGATGTGTCCAGCATCGCCAGCGATGATGAATACGATGACGACAGTAGTTTCACAACTGTCAGTGATATGACAGACTTTACTGATGATCTCCTCGATGACGACAACGGTGACGTCATGCTAGAAAAGTCTATCTATAACGTCGACTTTGGGGTTACGGACAATGCTTTATCAATTGCAACTTCGTTTCTCGATAAAATCCTTTCTGATGTCGCCTATCAACTTAACTGCAAATATTGA